A genomic region of Capnocytophaga canimorsus contains the following coding sequences:
- a CDS encoding DUF4488 domain-containing protein produces the protein MKTRLFILFLTLFAFNGVAQNKNIKKHLVESESVVGVWQLVGELRMGEEVKFIPLPNMKIYNEDGTFFLVRMFEKSSFFAITLYGNYEISEDGMIKEYIKGTVLSDPTMVETVSELKYQLEDENNTLSISYKLQKSDKWVSEKWARVLSKINLNKGNIRKEGI, from the coding sequence ATGAAAACACGATTATTTATTCTTTTCTTGACGCTATTTGCATTTAATGGGGTTGCACAAAACAAAAATATCAAAAAACACCTTGTTGAATCGGAGTCTGTTGTTGGGGTATGGCAATTGGTCGGAGAGCTCAGAATGGGAGAAGAGGTAAAATTCATTCCGCTACCAAATATGAAAATCTACAATGAAGATGGTACTTTTTTCTTAGTGAGAATGTTTGAAAAAAGTAGCTTTTTTGCCATAACATTGTATGGTAATTATGAAATCTCAGAAGATGGAATGATTAAGGAATACATAAAAGGAACCGTACTTAGTGACCCAACAATGGTAGAAACCGTTTCTGAATTAAAATACCAATTGGAAGATGAAAACAATACACTTTCTATTAGTTATAAATTGCAAAAATCAGACAAGTGGGTTTCTGAAAAGTGGGCTCGTGTGCTATCAAAAATAAATTTAAATAAAGGAAATATACGTAAAGAAGGTATATAA
- a CDS encoding VIT1/CCC1 transporter family protein, with amino-acid sequence MKQEDYLAKHYIHRSNWLRAAVLGANDGIISIASLAIGVAAASTTREPIVLASVAGLVAGALSMAAGEYVSVSSQTDIEKADIERERQELEDMPETELHRLAEIYETRGLKKETALLVARELTEHDALGAHVRDELGINEINQANPTQAALASGASFLVGGALPLLVTFLFPMNYMYYALYGFTILFLSLMGAVAAKAGGSSVFKAIYRVTFWGTMAMGISALVGYWFGVSV; translated from the coding sequence ATGAAACAAGAAGATTATTTAGCTAAGCATTACATACACCGCAGTAATTGGTTACGTGCTGCTGTTTTGGGCGCTAATGATGGTATCATTTCCATAGCCAGTTTAGCCATTGGCGTTGCAGCAGCCAGTACCACTCGTGAACCTATTGTTTTGGCCTCTGTAGCAGGACTTGTAGCAGGAGCACTTTCTATGGCAGCAGGCGAATACGTCTCGGTAAGTTCTCAAACCGATATTGAAAAAGCAGATATTGAACGAGAACGACAAGAACTTGAGGATATGCCCGAAACCGAATTGCATCGTTTGGCAGAAATCTATGAAACTCGCGGACTAAAAAAGGAAACGGCACTATTGGTCGCACGAGAACTCACCGAGCACGATGCCTTAGGGGCACACGTTAGGGACGAATTAGGCATCAACGAAATCAATCAAGCCAATCCCACACAAGCAGCATTAGCTTCAGGAGCTTCCTTTTTGGTGGGAGGTGCACTTCCGCTATTGGTTACTTTTTTATTCCCGATGAACTATATGTATTATGCACTTTACGGATTTACCATTTTATTCCTTTCCTTAATGGGAGCTGTTGCAGCAAAAGCAGGTGGGTCAAGTGTATTTAAGGCCATCTATCGAGTTACTTTTTGGGGAACTATGGCTATGGGAATAAGTGCTTTAGTTGGGTATTGGTTTGGAGTTAGCGTGTAA
- a CDS encoding YitT family protein: MIKKSKTVTYLKSFYIKDFFTIIAGLALFTIGVTGFILPNKIVTGGLSGVAIIIKYVSDFEVWKTNLIANAFLLIIAYKAISKEFVFRALFGIGMLSLMFMFGENYLQPYFTENPWVSDSFLSVLVGGVFAGTGLGLVYSANGSTGGADIIGFLVTKYYRISLARIMLIVDVLVVISSYFILEKTEDSLEKTILGLVLLPLMWQMVEMVMNGARQSVQLFIFSKHYETIATHINTEINRGCTVVDGMGWYSKTPQKVIIVIARRTEATAIFRLVGSIDPEAFVTKANVSGVYGKGFDRLHK; encoded by the coding sequence ATGATTAAAAAAAGTAAAACCGTGACCTATTTAAAATCTTTTTACATCAAAGATTTTTTTACCATCATTGCAGGATTAGCACTCTTTACCATTGGCGTTACCGGATTTATTCTTCCTAATAAAATTGTTACCGGAGGGCTTTCGGGAGTAGCAATCATCATTAAATATGTAAGTGATTTTGAGGTTTGGAAAACCAATTTGATTGCCAATGCTTTTTTACTAATTATAGCCTATAAAGCTATCAGTAAAGAGTTCGTTTTTCGTGCTTTATTCGGTATCGGTATGCTCTCATTGATGTTTATGTTTGGTGAGAACTATTTACAGCCTTATTTTACTGAGAATCCTTGGGTTAGCGATAGTTTCTTATCGGTATTGGTGGGCGGTGTTTTCGCTGGGACAGGACTTGGGTTGGTCTATTCAGCAAACGGAAGTACTGGAGGTGCTGACATCATTGGTTTTTTAGTAACCAAATACTATCGCATTAGCCTGGCCCGAATTATGCTTATCGTTGATGTATTGGTGGTAATTTCTTCTTATTTTATTTTAGAAAAAACGGAAGATTCTTTAGAAAAAACCATTTTAGGACTAGTTCTATTACCCTTAATGTGGCAAATGGTAGAAATGGTAATGAACGGAGCGCGACAATCAGTGCAACTATTCATATTTTCAAAGCATTATGAAACCATAGCTACTCATATCAATACCGAAATCAATCGCGGATGTACAGTAGTTGATGGTATGGGTTGGTATTCAAAAACTCCTCAAAAAGTAATCATCGTCATTGCCCGACGCACTGAAGCCACCGCTATTTTCCGTTTGGTGGGAAGTATTGACCCTGAGGCTTTTGTAACCAAAGCTAACGTTAGTGGCGTTTATGGTAAAGGCTTTGACCGATTGCACAAATAA
- the tyrS gene encoding tyrosine--tRNA ligase encodes MKNFIQELQWRGMIQDIMPETEEHLLESVRSAYVGIDPTADSLHIGHLVGVMMLKHFQNCGHRPYALVGGATGMVGDPSGKSAERNLLTNEVLEHNIAGIKKQLSKFLDFESKAENRAILVNNYDWMKDFSFLNFIRDIGKHITVNYMMAKDSVKKRFDPTENTEGMSFTEFSYQLLQGYDFLHLYRENGLTLQMGGSDQWGNITTGTELIRRIAGGKAYAMTCPLITKADGTKFGKSEGGNIWLDPEKTSPYKFYQYWLNTSDADAEKYIKIFTMLTQEEVAQLTKQHQEAPHLRILQKKLAEEITVMVHSREDYDNAVKASEILFGNSTSEDLKVLDSKMFLDVFEGVPQAEISLSDIENGLDMIAALSAKTDFIKTNSEARRALKENSISVNKEKVGEDYLITSKNLINNKFVLLQRGKKNYFVIVVK; translated from the coding sequence ATGAAAAACTTCATACAAGAATTACAATGGCGTGGAATGATTCAGGATATAATGCCTGAAACGGAAGAACATCTTTTAGAGAGCGTACGCTCGGCGTATGTGGGAATTGACCCAACGGCGGATTCGCTCCACATTGGGCATTTGGTGGGGGTGATGATGCTCAAGCATTTTCAGAATTGTGGGCATAGACCTTATGCACTCGTGGGCGGTGCTACGGGAATGGTGGGCGACCCATCAGGAAAATCGGCGGAGAGAAACCTTTTGACCAACGAGGTTTTAGAGCATAACATCGCTGGAATCAAAAAACAACTCTCAAAATTCCTTGATTTTGAAAGTAAAGCCGAAAACAGAGCTATTTTGGTCAACAATTACGATTGGATGAAAGATTTTTCATTCTTAAATTTCATTCGTGATATTGGGAAGCACATCACCGTGAATTATATGATGGCAAAAGATTCGGTAAAAAAACGCTTTGACCCTACTGAAAATACAGAGGGAATGTCTTTTACCGAGTTTTCGTATCAATTGTTGCAAGGCTACGATTTCTTGCATCTGTACCGCGAAAATGGATTGACTTTGCAAATGGGCGGTTCTGACCAATGGGGAAATATCACCACAGGAACCGAACTGATTAGAAGAATTGCAGGTGGAAAAGCCTATGCAATGACTTGTCCGCTCATTACCAAGGCCGATGGAACAAAATTTGGCAAATCCGAAGGAGGAAATATTTGGCTCGACCCTGAAAAAACCTCGCCGTACAAGTTTTACCAATATTGGCTCAATACCTCTGATGCAGATGCTGAAAAGTATATCAAAATCTTTACGATGCTTACGCAAGAAGAGGTTGCCCAACTGACAAAACAACATCAAGAAGCACCGCATTTGCGAATTTTACAGAAAAAATTAGCCGAAGAAATCACCGTAATGGTACATTCTCGTGAGGATTATGACAACGCCGTAAAGGCTTCAGAAATTCTGTTTGGAAATTCTACTTCCGAAGATTTAAAAGTCCTTGACAGCAAAATGTTTTTAGATGTCTTCGAAGGCGTTCCTCAAGCCGAAATATCTTTATCAGACATTGAAAACGGATTAGATATGATTGCGGCACTTTCTGCTAAAACTGACTTTATCAAAACGAATTCGGAAGCACGTCGGGCTCTGAAAGAAAATTCCATTTCAGTAAATAAAGAAAAAGTTGGGGAAGATTACCTTATCACAAGCAAAAACCTCATAAACAACAAGTTTGTTCTATTACAGCGCGGAAAGAAAAACTATTTCGTAATTGTTGTAAAATAA
- a CDS encoding DeoR/GlpR family DNA-binding transcription regulator: protein MKILNERQQKILERLETKKYISVNELGESLNVSLVTIRKDLTILEEAGYLYRTHGGASKQARYAFEQDVFEKESIHVEEKMKIATKAMEFIHESDFIIISSGTTMHFLARMLNHYEDLTILTPSMRVALELCKQKNINIVHLGGEVRKSSTSTMGVLAEETLHNFSCNTLFLSVEGIDLEQGISTTNAGEAHLNKMMMNRADKTIVLADASKMHKIGFGIISDIEKIDMLITDSKADRSFLEALESKGVEVVIVS, encoded by the coding sequence ATGAAAATTCTTAACGAAAGGCAACAAAAAATATTAGAACGGCTCGAAACCAAAAAATACATCTCTGTAAATGAACTTGGTGAATCTCTTAATGTTTCACTGGTTACCATTCGTAAGGATTTGACCATTTTGGAAGAAGCTGGATATCTCTATCGTACGCACGGCGGAGCTAGTAAACAAGCTCGATACGCCTTTGAACAAGACGTTTTTGAAAAAGAGAGCATACACGTAGAGGAAAAAATGAAAATTGCCACAAAGGCTATGGAATTCATTCACGAAAGTGATTTTATCATCATTTCGTCAGGAACCACAATGCACTTTTTGGCACGAATGCTTAATCATTATGAGGATTTGACCATATTAACTCCTTCAATGCGTGTAGCCTTAGAGCTTTGTAAACAGAAAAACATAAATATTGTACACTTAGGCGGAGAAGTACGTAAAAGTTCAACCTCAACTATGGGAGTGTTAGCCGAAGAAACCTTGCACAATTTTTCGTGTAATACGCTTTTTTTAAGTGTAGAAGGCATTGATTTAGAACAAGGTATAAGCACTACAAATGCAGGAGAAGCACACCTAAACAAAATGATGATGAATCGTGCCGACAAAACCATCGTACTTGCCGATGCCTCGAAAATGCACAAAATAGGCTTTGGTATCATTTCCGACATCGAAAAAATTGATATGCTTATTACCGATAGTAAAGCCGACCGCTCCTTTTTAGAAGCCCTTGAAAGCAAAGGTGTTGAGGTGGTCATCGTCAGTTAA